A part of Rattus rattus isolate New Zealand chromosome 6, Rrattus_CSIRO_v1, whole genome shotgun sequence genomic DNA contains:
- the Tmem121b gene encoding LOW QUALITY PROTEIN: transmembrane protein 121B (The sequence of the model RefSeq protein was modified relative to this genomic sequence to represent the inferred CDS: inserted 2 bases in 1 codon), protein MVPEGTKMWSTLRPRPPSTSGSALRAVELATSGNLCSCPAGPMRFQLDSGVASVLPPFLPADPASQAFSSSILASSLPRIQSWFPRCQLLLLPAGLAPLLRPRLSSPGGLLGSPALPQPSHPRLRSPSPAAPVRISPPPDPGASFSSWRGGGSGWPGFPSAASSARGWRGESVRAAPGAPPRTMHPALGHPRALSSAPASFPPAPAAARLQPLFLRGGSSRGRRGSGDSSTSTSTSRGGGGGRRGGGGGSPSSSTGAEREDDDESISISKPLVPAAAALPGPLAQGGVPASATAPAAASSTSTPTSSCSMTAADFGAGAAPAPXRGPGSRSAAGAGGTGTGGAASCCSCCCCCCGRPSRSGRRGRRRGCSPSPGCRWGYQALSVVLLLAQGGLLDLYLIAVTDLYWCSWIATDLVVVVGWAIFFAKNSRGRRGGPANSTHNHHQLHHHSAPPLHLSAAASAGAGAKARGGRGGSSGSGTGPGTTGAAGEFAFAYLAWLIYSIAFTPKVVLILGTSILDLIELRAPFGTTGFRLTMALSVPLLYSLVRAISEAGAPPGSAGPLLLQPQQHRAAGCFLGTCLDLLDSFTLVELMLDGRVPLPAHLRYLLIAVYFLTLASPVLWLYELNTAVAAPSWGQASGPGSCSRLLRLLGGCLVDVPLLALRSLLVVSYQQPLSIFMLKNLFFLGCRGLEALEGCWDRGSWVSPSRARSSYGAPPSAPPPPPPPPPQGGSQRGHLENEGGPHGYVNTLAVASQN, encoded by the exons ATGGTGCCTGAAGGCACGAAGATGTGGTCTACGCTGCGACCAAGGCCACCCAGCACTTCAGGTTCAGCCCTTAGGGCTGTGGAGTTAGCGACTTCAGGAAACCTATGCTCCTGTCCCGCCGGCCCGATGCGCTTTCAGCTCGACTCCGGCGTCGCCTCagttctccctcctttccttcctgctgATCCAGCCAGCCAGGCTTTCTCCTCCTCTATTCTCGCCTCCTCTCTCCCTCGAATCCAGTCCTGGTTTCCCCGCTGCCagctccttctgctgcctgctgggCTCGCTCCCCTCCTCCGCCCCCGCCTCTCCAGTCCCGGCGGTCTGCTCGGCTCCCCGGCTCTCCCCCAGCCCAGCCACCCGCGGCTCCGCTCGCCCAGTCCGGCCGCTCCAGTCCGGATCTCTCCGCCTCCCGACCCGGGTGCGAGTTTCAGCAGCTGGAGAGGAGGCGGCAGCGGCTGGCCCGGGTTCCCCTCTGCCGCCTCGTCAGCCCGAGGTTGGCGGGGAGAGAGCGTCAGGGCAGCCCCTGGAGCCCCTCCGAGGACAATGCACCCGGCGCTGGGCCACCCTCGCGCGCTCTCGTCCGCGCCCGCCTCCTTTCCGCCGGCCCCCGCCGCCGCCCGGCTACAGCCCCTGTTCCTCCGGGGGGGCTCCTCCCGCGGCCGGAGAGGCTCGGGagacagcagcaccagcaccagcaccagccgCGGGGGGGGCGGCGGCAGACGCGGCGGGGGCGGCGGCTCCCCGAGCAGCAGCACAGGCGCGGAGCGAGAGGACGACGACGAGAGCATTAGCATCAGCAAGCCACTGGTGCCCGCCGCCGCCGCGCTCCCGGGGCCCCTGGCTCAGGGGGGCGTCCCAGCCTCCGCCACCGCgcccgccgccgcctcctccacTTCCACGCCCACCTCCTCCTGCAGCATGACCGCCGCGGACTTCGGCGCGGGCGCCGCGCCGGCACC TCGGGGGCCCGGGAGCCGCTCGGCGGCGGGCGCAGGCGGCACCGGGACCGGCGGCGCCGCCTCCTGCTGCTcgtgctgctgttgctgctgcggCCGCCCCTCTCGCTCGGGCCGCCGGGGTCGGCGCCGGGGCTGCTCCCCAAGTCCCGGGTGCCGCTGGGGCTACCAGGCGCTGTCTGTGGTGCTGCTGCTGGCGCAGGGCGGTCTGCTGGACCTGTACCTCATCGCTGTCACTGACCTGTACTGGTGCTCCTGGATCGCCACCgacctggtggtggtggtgggctggGCCATCTTCTTCGCCAAGAACAGCCGGGGCCGTCGGGGCGGCCCAGCGAACAGCACGCACAACCATCACCAGCTCCACCACCACTCGGCTCCGCCTCTGCACCTCTCCGCTGCGGCGTCGGCGGGGGCCGGGGCCAAGGCCCGCGGGGGCCGAGGAGGTTCTAGCGGCTCGGGGACCGGGCCGGGAACGACTGGGGCAGCGGGCGAGTTCGCCTTTGCGTACCTGGCCTGGCTCATCTACTCCATCGCTTTCACTCCTAAGGTTGTGCTCATCCTGGGCACATCCATCCTGGACCTCATCGAGCTGCGCGCGCCCTTTGGCACCACGGGCTTTCGCCTTACCATGGCGCTGTCCGTACCGCTGCTCTACAGCCTAGTGCGTGCCATCAGCGAGGCGGGCGCGCCCCCGGGCTCGGCGGGTCCCCTGCTCCTGCAGCCACAGCAGCATCGCGCCGCGGGCTGCTTCCTGGGCACGTGTCTGGACCTACTGGACAGCTTCACGCTGGTGGAGCTGATGCTGGACGGCCGCGTGCCGCTTCCGGCGCACTTGCGCTACCTGCTCATCGCCGTCTACTTCCTCACtcttgcctccccagtgctctgGCTGTACGAGCTGAACACCGCAGTGGCAGCTCCGTCCTGGGGTCAGGCCTCCGGGCCTGGAAGCTGCAGCCGCCTTTTGCGTTTGCTGGGCGGCTGCCTGGTGGACGTGCCCTTGCTGGCGCTGCGCAGCCTCCTGGTCGTGAGCTACCAACAGCCGCTGTCCATCTTCATGCTCAAGAACCTCTTTTTCCTTGGCTGCCGTGGCCTGGAGGCCTTGGAGGGCTGCTGGGACCGGGGGAGTTGGGTATCCCCAAGTCGGGCCAGAAGCAGCTATGGTGCTCCTCCCTCCgcccctccaccacctcctccaccaccacctcaggGAGGCTCCCAGCGGGGCCACTTGGAAAATGAAGGGGGCCCTCACGGCTATGTCAACACTCTAGCTGTGGCCTCTCAGAATTGA